One window of the Natrinema sp. CBA1119 genome contains the following:
- a CDS encoding twin-arginine translocation signal domain-containing protein: MTDDSSDVPAASSSRRRFLGTAVATGMAATAGCVGSLLDTSDSNANEIEPEEPSEPRKGTPGEFYTLVERNDIPVESLRWDGSDLVLQYDSSASTESESTTEIEVITTVYNENLVKNDAEVNMLYAEVTNPFDGQAYGWGVKTEWCKQYNAAVDDSEGGDTETGSDDDGSTDAEGDTEESDGSNETESDGNSTETTDSDGNSTEDGTSSVGRAAMVLMSNVLNTRVYDDDVEN, translated from the coding sequence ATGACTGACGACTCTTCGGACGTACCCGCCGCTTCCTCCTCTCGACGACGGTTTCTCGGCACGGCCGTGGCCACTGGCATGGCTGCGACCGCCGGCTGTGTCGGATCGCTGCTCGACACGTCCGATTCGAACGCGAACGAGATCGAACCCGAAGAGCCCAGCGAGCCCCGGAAGGGGACGCCCGGCGAGTTCTACACGCTCGTCGAGCGAAACGACATCCCCGTTGAATCGCTCCGGTGGGACGGATCGGATCTGGTTCTCCAGTACGACTCGAGTGCCTCGACCGAATCGGAGTCGACGACGGAGATCGAAGTCATCACGACCGTCTACAACGAGAACCTCGTGAAAAACGATGCCGAGGTCAACATGCTCTACGCGGAGGTCACGAACCCGTTCGACGGGCAGGCCTACGGCTGGGGCGTCAAGACCGAGTGGTGTAAGCAGTATAACGCGGCCGTCGACGACAGCGAGGGCGGCGACACCGAGACCGGCAGTGATGACGATGGGTCGACCGATGCAGAGGGCGATACCGAGGAATCCGACGGCTCCAACGAAACTGAGAGCGACGGAAATAGTACCGAGACAACGGATAGTGACGGCAACAGTACCGAGGATGGCACGTCCTCGGTGGGCCGGGCCGCGATGGTCCTCATGAGTAACGTCCTCAACACGCGGGTGTACGATGACGACGTCGAGAACTGA